The DNA window gcagagactgagttagggactacacttccgggttttattgtcccttcccccctgccgccagtgggggcagcggACAGAATAGcgaatattttaaaaacattaatatctctctgatttttcatcgataggaaaaatcctccagtcccggaaggcagagaggggctctgagcgaggtggccaaagatAACAGCCgtagtggcggcgttctctcggaaatcgcagcacagtgggccaaaagcggtcaagatcagacttttagtaatatagatattagtAAACTTGGGTCTAAAAACATACGAATAATGCAAGCTATCTCCAATTGCCATAGTTATCAGTTATCTACCAGATACTGCAATCAGGAGTGAATTTGCTTCAGCTTGGTTCAGTACATTTTAAACGGTTATGCAGCCAATTATTCTTACATCATTTTCCTCCCAATAAAAATGTAATCCATTGCCATAGACCGTCATAGGTAAGAAATAAATCATAATGATGGTAATTAAACGATTAAATACAGGAAAGATATTCAGTAGCAGCACGAGGTTACTCACTTAACAAGGAGCAGCTGTGAAGATGAAACACCTTTCTATACCACTTAATTTTCTTTTTGTGAATACACTTTTATCTTTACCTGTTTATCCTCATGATGAAGAGAATGAAATCACCCCAGGTGACTTGTACTATGCACAGGTTTGAGATGTGTATCAATTATTTTCAAGTATATTGAAGTTACTAAGAATCCTTTTAATTGCAATAACAGAATAATTTGATAAAATGGATTTGATTTTAGCTTTTGTTCTTTCTAACAGAAACATATCAAGCagttcctcacattaggagatgGTTCTGAAGGTCTCATTCAAAATGAGGACTCCCTTTCAACCAAGATTAAAGAGGATCAGGAATTCTATGGACGGCAGGTAACAGGAAACCTGGATCCCGGAACTATTGAAGTAATGACAGGTCCTCCATGTGGATTTCTTGATCCTGCTCCATATAGACTCTATCCCGGAAAACCTCGATGGAATAAATCATTTGTAACATACAGGTGAAGAATTCTTGATttgttttgattgctgttttaatTCAAACATCTGACTACAATGACATAACTATATATATTTTCTTCCCATAGTGTGGTGAACTACGTACCTCAACTAAGCTACTTTGAAACAGAACTTGCCATATGGAAGGCTGTGAATATTTGGCAGAAAGTAATCCCACTGACTCTTGTCAGAGTCTATAATATTGAAGCTGATATCATGATTTCATTTGAACCACGTGGTATGTTACTGCTTTTAAATTTGCATAATGTTTAAAAGAGAATATCTTATCAAATGTTTTATATCtcatttaattaatttatttaagtTAACACaattgttctgtggaataaaaacagaaaattctggacgtactcagcaggttaggccaaACTGTGGAGATCGAAACAGTGTTAAGATTTCGGATCCATGATCTCTCTTTAATATTGATTTCTGAATCATAAACGGGTAgctgcagtggcacagctgatacagCCGCTGCCTcctagtgccagaaacccaggttcaatcttgctgTCTGTGTTGTGTTtgtgcattctctctgtgactgcatgggtttcttctgggtgctacggtttcttcccacatcctaaaaacGTTGGGTTAGTAATCtgaaaattgccctgagtgtgtagggagtagatgcaaaagtcggatattagaactagtgtgaatgtatGATTGATAGTTGGCGAGAAttcactgtttccatgctgttccttTCAATTAACTAAAAGTTAGATTCTGATAATCTAACCATCTATAATATTACAATTGAAATTGTATATTCTCATTCAGTGCTTGTTGCATTCTTGGAAGTTATTTgaatatagaatgtagaacagtgaagcacaggaacaggcccttcagcccactatgtttgtgccgaacaagatgccaagttaaactgatctcatctgcctgcatgtgattcatatccttCTATTACCTGCACTTGAATGAGCATTTCTAAGGCCTCTTAAATATCACAATCATATTTGCCTCTAACAccactctcccacccctctcttcctctttccccccaccGCCCACcctgcccaaccccccccccccccccccccccccatcgtaaTGTGTTCCAggtttccaccactctctgtataataaAAAATCATACCCCACATATCTCTACTCTGTTTACCATACTTCTAACCTCATAGTTATGCTCtatagtgttggatatttccacccggggaaaatggttctgactatcCATCCCATCTAagcctctcttaattttatatcATTCTATCAAACCTCCGCCATTCCAgcgaaaacaatctaagtctatccaacctttACCCAATAATAATTATAGCTAATTGAAAGCAGCGATTGGTGCGTCCTATTATAGTTGTGTTCTGGTAGCATTTGCAGGAAGCTCAGTCAAATAAATATACTGAACTGAGTCAATGCAACTTAAAAATACTCTAAGCCATTGCAATAGGTAACATGTGGTCTCAGCTGAGTCCAGAGCTTTGTCCAGGTTGGCAGGGTTTTTCAGCGCTGTTTATGGTGCTGGTCATTGGCTTGTCCTGGTCTGGCTGCTGATGACGGGGCCTAGAGCTGTCCTTGGGGGCCGCGTTGATAcgccattaaaaaaaacagaaattgggcttatctgaattaaatatcTAATTTGACATAGTATGGTTTACATTAGATATGAACTAGACCTTTGTTCCAGGAATTCAGAAcctttatttatatttttgtacaaGTAAAGTAATGGTGATCCAAAATATATAGATGCCCTCAGATTTGAGAATGCAGTTTCAGAATGTCAGTATGATTAATGAAATATAAAATGTTCTTTGTGATTACTGAAATATTTAAATTTCACTGCAAGCAGATCCATTTTCCTACAAATTATTTACTGACCCAAGCTTGAATGATTCATGTTTGGATGCAGTGCACATCTTGGCGCATCAAAAAGGTCAAGGAGACACGAGGTAAACTGATAATAAAAAGTTATTGAAAGGAAAACATGGATAAAGGAGGGAAATTAAGAGACGGGAGGCAAGgtgactcagcggtagagttgctgccttaagggcctgtcccacttacgcaatgttttcggcgacttgccggcacccgtcatagtcgcagcaggtcaccgaaaatttcaacatgttgaaaatccagcggtgaccagaaaaatgtaccactctttgggcaactactcacatACTAGGGAGAATTTGCACAACATGTCGCAAGGTGACgactgtttggtcgtgagtagtcgcccaaagagtttacctttttctggtcgccgctggattttcaacgtgttgaaatttTTCGGTGACATGCCGCGACTATGATGgatgccggcaagtcgccaaaataattgcgtaagtgggacaggccctttacagcacttgcagcgccagagacgctggTTTATTGGCTTGAGTTTGTATatttggtatgtgtaaattgcccctagtatgttatagtgttaatgtacggcgatcactggtcggcgtggacgctttagtttaatttaactctcagctaaactaaactaaaggaacagCAGAAAAAACAATGATTCTCAATTTTACTGACTACAATGGCTTAGagtatttttaaattgtattggCTCAGTTCAGTTGACTGAGCTTCCTGCAAATACTACCAGGATCCAAAAATACACTTTTTGTAGTGCTTGGGGGAGTCTACGTACCTTGATGACTGTTGTGATAATGTCTGAGAACTTTTTCTGAATCACTAATCTAATTCTATTGCTTTTCCACTGTGTTACATTTTATGAATACAGAATTTTTTAGCCCGCTGAATTCTGGAAAAGAAAGTCACAAAATAGAGAATAAAATTGACACTACTGCACCTTTGGGATGTATCGTTGATCAGACATTTGCATCAAATTCTCATTTGGGTGACACATGAGCTATCTGATTACCAAATGATAGCTATTCTACATTGTCAATCCCATGAGAAAGGGATATTACCCTGGGCCTCTTTCTACAAACAATATATATGCAATATATAGAATTGGGATTGCAATTTCAAATGTTGAAGTCTATCAATGCTCTCTCAGAGTTCATCACTGGCATCTCAAAGGAAACTGAAAATTATTTCATTACGATTATTGGCAAATTTTTGAAGGAATGCAACTTTTGGGTCCAGTATCTTTTTAGCAGTCAGCTAAAAAATATTGCTCTTTTTTCATTTTATGTGTTTTTTCTTAGTTCACGGTGATAATTTTCCATTTGATGGGCGTGGAGGTACTTTGGCTCATGCATTTTCACCTGGACAAGGAATTGGCGGGAATATACACTTTGATCGGGAGGAACATTGGACACTGAGGCGTAATGGTAAAGAACACTGAAAGTATATGAAGTAGCCACTTATGGTGAGGGCTAAATACACGGGAGACTGAACACTAGTGTGGGTACTAATTGGCGCAGGGATTGATTAGAGATAATCAGCATAGTATTGTGCATGGATGATCGTATCTCAATtttattgagtttttttgaagaagttaccAAGAAGATTGATGATGCTGGACCATAGATGTAATCAATATGAGCTTTGGTCTTTGATAAGGATCTGCATGCTAAGATGCTCTTCAAGGTTATATCACACAGGAAAGCTGGATGCTAAATTAGCTTCATGCTCGAAAGAAGAGGATGGCAGTGAttgtttttggactggaggcctgtgactagtggtgtgtctcaggatCGGTGCGAGGTCCATTACTGTATGTGATTGGTATCAACAAATTGGAAGAAATTACAAGACAtatggtcatagaatcatagagtcaaagTGTCTTAAAGTTTGGATACAGGTCCTtcaggccaacatgcccacactggccaacatatcccatctacactattctcgcctgcctgcatttggcccatatccctttaaagttgttctgtccatgtacatgtctaaatgtttcttaaacattgtgatagtacttgcaatgattagtaaatttgcagattacactaataTAGGTGGTATTATAGATTGTGAAGAtgcttatcaagaattacagcaagaccttgatcagcttggagagtgggctgaggaatggctaatagagtttaattcagatgaGTGTGAGATGTTGAATTTGAGGAAGCCAGACCAGAGCTAGACCTTCACGATTAATATTAAGGGCTTGTGGAGTGTCGCAGAACTATTAAGAAATTTGTTTGTATAAGTTTCCTGAAAGTGATGTCACAGGTAAATAGGAGAGTGAAGAaaagtacattggccttcataagtCAAGGAATTGAGTGGAGAAGTTGatatattatattacagttgaacaagacgttggtgagactgagTTTGGAATATTGTTCAGTTTTTggacaccctgctataggaaagatactattaagctgaaaagaatgcagagatgattttcgaggatgttgccaggacttaagggcctgagctatagggggcaggctgggactttattattTTTAGTGCTGCATACTGTGGAATGattttatagatgtgtataaaatcatgaggagaatagaaagtgtgaatgcacagagtctttttcccaggttaaGGGAGTCTAGAATtataaggcataggtttaaggtagaggggaatgatttattaggaaacctgaaggcaaccttttcatgcagagggtggttggtatatggaatgaattgaCAGAAGAAGCAGTTGAAGAAAATACAATAACATAATTTAATAGACgtatggacaggtacaaggataggaaaggtttagagagatatggacaaaacaaggacaaatgggactagtgtggatgggcgtCTTGGTCAGCAGGAATACGTTGGGCTAAAGGGtttcttcctgtgctgtataactccccAAACCTCTATAACTCTCAGCTTGCAAAGGGAGTAAACGCCAGTGTGAATCCATCGGGCTAAATATCATGTTTCTATGCCATAAAAGCTGTGCAAGGAAATATCACATAAATATCAAACAAACAGAGGTTTTGATTAGTATTTAGTTCCCACAATGTAGAGTTGATTGGATTTATTTTAGATAACATAAATGGCGGAGTATCATAGTTAAATCACAGATATTCTTCTTCCGTAATAAGAATAACAATCTTTTCTAAGTAATGAAATTATTTagaaaatgtaatgttaaaagCTAATCTTATTCTAATTTAAATATGTGGCCATGAAGTAGATTGTCTCAATAATTATTTTTCATCTTGATAATTTCATCATTAAAATATGCAATCTAATTATTTCTACAATAGATCGAAATTGCTGCTACCATATTTAAATTTCGTAGTAACATAATTAACTATTTTCTTTCCAGGAGTCAACTTTTTTCATGTGGCAACCCATGAATTTGGTCATGCTTTGGGTCTTGCTCATTCCAATTATCGATCTGCTGTGATGTATCCAACATATTCTAAAAGACATTCAAACTTATTCTCTCTTTCAATTGATGACGTTAGAGGAATACAACATCTGTATGGTATGGTTTCATATTTTTTCAACATTACAGAACAAAAGCTGTTATTTACTAAATGACCATTTTTCTTTTGAATGCTATAAAATAGATTTTCCATTTGTTAAAGTCTGAGGTCCTGTAGTTAATAGAATAGTTTGGGTGGTAGCTGCAATTTTTAAAGCATGTCATGATGAAATCATATCATATACTTCAACCAGATTGACAACTGAATTCTGCGGGAAGTATTACACTAGCCAGAAATTTCTTTACCTGCAAACAGCCTTTTCAAATAACCTTTGCATGTTCCTGTCTAATGCCTTCAAAATTTGCATTGCACCAATTTAGGATTTTAATTTGTGAACCAGTCCTATATCATGTTATAGCTATTCTCTTAAGCAAGACATTAATCAAAAATTAAGAGAAGCTATTTGCACAATGGAATAATTGTGGAGCACTTTCATATTCAATTAATAGTTTGGCAGATGAGTTCACAGAGAGCACTGGAGGAGATTTCCTTAGCAACTTGGAGATAAAAGACAAGTAATTTGAGATCTTCatttacagaattaaaaaaaGGGTTGATTAAAGTTCTTATAGTAATCCCATTGGGAAGAGTGCTGACAATATGCACGGGTTTAACATTGAACTCAAGTGGAATAACCTTATGTATAAAACTAGTGTATGTAGAGTACATAGATTCAATCATGCAGTAATGAAGATGATGGCAAAGGTGGATAGGAAAattccataatttaaaaaaagatacctAGGAAAAAGTGACCTATCCAGTGCTAACTAAAGGCCAATATACAATATTGACTTAAAAATAGGATGAATAAATATTCAAGGTTCCTTAATATCATAATTAACTAAACTAGCAGGAAATTTACAAATCTGGTTTGAGCGATTGTATCTAATATTAAGTGACAACAGAGCATCAAAGCAAAGGTGAATTTTTCCAAGGACAAGATCCATTTCCCTACTCCATTTTATGTAAACTAGATCGATTTAAACAAATACATGCAGTTTGAAAAAAATAGCACAACGGAAACAAGGTGCAAACCTGTCTTCCTAAAGAATGGCTGCGGAATCAATCATGCATTCAATGTAATCCTTCTCAATTGCCTTTTTCTGGAATTATACAAATGCACCGAAAGACAGTGAAAAATGTAATATGTGCTCCTTGGAAAGAAAATAAAGGAAACTTTGGGCATAATAacctaaaaacaatccagtcaatGATGAATCTGGGATATGGACAAAAGACACAAACTCATTTGGTAATACAACAATCTTCAGGGGTTTGGTTGCTGTCCACACCTCTTGGATCCTTCACCCCAACTAAATAATGGCATATCTAATTTTTAACATGATCACAAAGGTTTTCAAGAAACTTCCCCTTGTCCAGGCCAATTGATATAAATCCCCGTACCAGACCCTACCGTTGCGGGCTTATCTCTGCCCATCGCTAAAAAACAATGTGACTGGACTGTTAAACTGGATATGTTTATAGTTGAGGTGAGGAGGACAAAGAGGTGTCTGAGCAGAAACCAAACTGCCAAATTGATTTGTAAAGTTTTTGTGGATGTACAGATGAAATATTTATAACAATATTTCTGGTTGGTAATTATTCTGGATGACAATCTTAATCTCTGGTTGATACTCATTTTAGAGATGAATGCAGAGCCTGAAAAATGACCTTGGCCGAAACTCAAAAGAGTTATATTCAGACCTATGATGCCTGTACAACTAGGCCCAGGAACCACAACTAGCCCACACCACCTACAGGCACCCGCAGACAAGGAGAGCTCCCACTTGCTTCAGgtatggtctatatccctcttaacctgacCTATGCATGATAGAGTGGTCAACCATGTATCTTAAATTTTTTTTAAGgatttttggaggatgtaactagtattcATACCAGGGGAGCACAACAGCAAATGTGGTGTAGcaaacttccagaaggctttcgacaaggtcccacataatagattgtatacaaacttaaagcacaaggcattgggggttcagtattgatgtgatgGTAGAGAACTGGCTCTAAATAGAGGGAAGCAAAGAGTCTAAGTAAATGGTCCTTTTCACAAACAGGCAGTGATgatggggtaccccaaggctcagtactgggaccccagctatttacaatatatattaatgatctggatgagggaattgaaggcaatatctccaagtttgtggatgacactaagctggggggcagtgttagctgtgaggaggatgctaggagtctgcagggtgacttggataggctgggtgagggggcaaatgtttggcagatgcagtataatgtggataaatgtgaggttatccgttttggtggcaaaaacaggaaagcagactattatctaaatggtggccgattgggaaagggggagatgcagcgagacctgggtgtcatggtacaccagtcattgaaggtaggcatgcaggtgcagctggcagtaaagaaagcgaatggtatgttagctttcattgcaaaaggatttgagtataggagcagagaggttctactgcagttgtacagggtcttggtgagaaccacagtcctggagtattgcgtacagttttggtctccaaatctgacacTCATTTTTTATTGCCACCGAGGGATCTCCCGAGACGGGCCACTGCGACTGATGCCTGGGATGTCAGATCCTGTCTTATGAAACCTAGACTGGATCTACTTGGTTTTACTCTCTCCaaaatttagaagagtttgagtctaaataatcttatagaaacttacaaaaccttaggggttggacaggctagatgcagtccAGATTGAGAACCTTTGTGATCAACTGTTAAACTGGATATGTCCAGGACATAgttggggtcacagcttaaggataaaggggaaatcctttaaaaccgagatgaaagaacttttttttttcacacagaggagtgaatctctggaactctctgccacagagggtattctgGATGGCTAACATATTCTCTGTTGatacttaagagggagagatgaatTGGCAGCATTGAAGTGGACCTTGATCCGATCAACGGGTATGGAGAGTTATAGTCATATACAACGTGGAactaggcccttcagcacaactagcccacaccaacctacatgtcccatctacactagtcccacttgcctatgtatggcccatatccctcttaacctgacctatccatgtacctttctgaatgtatcttaaatgttgtgatagtacctgcttaatcattgtgatagtacttatccatgttctctggagatgcggcctgatctactgagttactccttcactttgtttccttttatgtattaaccagtatctgcagttctttgtttcgacatTTTGAATGCTCCACtttaaaatctcctcaaggttgtatactgaagaagaagggtctcaatccaaacgTCACCGtcccatgttctccaatgatgctgcctgacctggtgaattactccagcactttatgtccttttatgAATTGGCGAAGCTAGCCTTTGTGGGAAATAAGCTTTTCTGAACACGTCACTTAACCATATGTTAATTCTAAACatttagtttaagttagttttgagatacagcgcagaaccaaACCCTCTAGccaaccgggtccacaccgactagctATCCCTACacattagcaccatcctgcacacattatgaacaattttacacttataccaagccaatgaacctacaaacctggacctgtacgggaggaaaacagagcacctgtagaaatcacacacggtcacggggagaacgtacatactttgTTGAACATTCGTCCAAACTACATTCTGAATGTTAAAGTTCTAAACATTAATATTCAAAGCACAATATAAAAGTGTTTTAAACATTAGTAGCCAAAGCACACTATAAATGCACATGCTCCTTTATTTAATCATTTCACTGCTCCCTTGTATTTTTATTATAATATTACTATTGCTCTCTGTTCAAACTCCACCATCTCGCTTATAGGAACCATACAAATGTTGAAGCAAGAATCTGCACTGCAACTAATGCCAGATAAATGTGATCCCTCAATGTCATTTGATGCTGTTACCAAGGCCAATGGAGACATCTTTCTCTTCAAAAATGAGTACAGTTATTCCAGCTTATGTATTTATTGCGCTTTAATATTTATACTCTCCCAGCATTTTAACCTAAGTCATTTAAAGACATTCTTTTACCATTGATGCTTAGATACCTTTGGCGAAAAGCTCAAAATGCAGCAGATGCCAAGATTAGCTCCATTCAAGATGTCTGGTCAGACCTCCCTTCAAATATTAATGCAGCTTGTGAAATTCCTGGAGAagacattatttattttttcaaagGTGGGAGTTTCATATCAGGGAATAATTGACATTGTAATGAGTTGACATTATGAGTGATTGAGAGAATAACTAAGGCATATTACACAAGAATAACTAAGGCATATTatgcaagctagatgcaggaaaaatgttcccaatgttgggcgagtccagaaccaggggccatagtcttagaataaaggggaggtcatttaagactgaggtgagataaaactttttcacccagagagttgtgaatttatggaattccctgccacagagggcagtggaggccaaatcactggatggatttaagagagagttagatagagctctaggggctagtggagtcaagggatatggggagaaggcaggcacgggttattgataggggacgatcagccatgatcacaatgaatggcggtgctggctcgaagggccgaatggcctcctcctgcacctattttctatgtttctatgtttctaaggagtcCCTATCAACTAATGATTTTGGGCGTTTCTTTTGATTGGAAGGGATGTCAAACATTTTTGTGGTCCATCTTATCAATTGCCAAGATCAGAAAATACCGCACATTATATTCACGGTAAAATACAACTTTGATGGGGATGTAACATAATTAATTATCAATCAGATGTCTGTTTAACACACATCATTTTTTTTCCTAATGGGAATCCTTTGTGTAATTTATATTTTTTCTCATTTGCAGGATCAAAATTGTGGACCTACACAAATAACAAACTCAATCGCAGATCATCACAGTCTATTTACTTGTTTGGATTTCCAACGTATGTGAAAAAAATTGATGCAGCAGTATTTATACCTCAAACAAGGAAAATCATCTTCTTTGTAGGGAAAATGTTTTGGAGGCATGTATTTTCACTTTTGTTACATTCATCCATCTAACCTCCTCTTTTGTTTGCCAATAGTATCACAACCTTTAATGTCTTCAATGTCATGCGTCTCTGATCTATTggatagttaagggcctgtcccacttacccgactttttcggcgactgccggcacccgtcatagtcgcagcaggtcaccgaaaattttcaacaggatgaaaattcagcggtgtccagaaaaaggtatgactctttgggcgactacacacgatgatacaggcttcaccccgcgacatggtcgccagggtgttgcctgtatggccgtgagtagtctcctcagtcgcccaaatagtggtagtgtctttc is part of the Leucoraja erinacea ecotype New England unplaced genomic scaffold, Leri_hhj_1 Leri_196S, whole genome shotgun sequence genome and encodes:
- the LOC129716259 gene encoding matrix metalloproteinase-20-like isoform X2, with the protein product MMKRMKSPQKHIKQFLTLGDGSEGLIQNEDSLSTKIKEDQEFYGRQVTGNLDPGTIEVMTGPPCGFLDPAPYRLYPGKPRWNKSFVTYSVVNYVPQLSYFETELAIWKAVNIWQKVIPLTLVRVYNIEADIMISFEPRVHGDNFPFDGRGGTLAHAFSPGQGIGGNIHFDREEHWTLRRNGVNFFHVATHEFGHALGLAHSNYRSAVMYPTYSKRHSNLFSLSIDDVRGIQHLYGTIQMLKQESALQLMPDKCDPSMSFDAVTKANGDIFLFKNEYLWRKAQNAADAKISSIQDVWSDLPSNINAACEIPGEDIIYFFKGSKLWTYTNNKLNRRSSQSIYLFGFPTYVKKIDAAVFIPQTRKIIFFVGKMFWRHVFSLLLHSSI
- the LOC129716259 gene encoding matrilysin-like isoform X1, which gives rise to MKHLSIPLNFLFVNTLLSLPVYPHDEENEITPGDLYYAQKHIKQFLTLGDGSEGLIQNEDSLSTKIKEDQEFYGRQVTGNLDPGTIEVMTGPPCGFLDPAPYRLYPGKPRWNKSFVTYSVVNYVPQLSYFETELAIWKAVNIWQKVIPLTLVRVYNIEADIMISFEPRVHGDNFPFDGRGGTLAHAFSPGQGIGGNIHFDREEHWTLRRNGVNFFHVATHEFGHALGLAHSNYRSAVMYPTYSKRHSNLFSLSIDDVRGIQHLYGTIQMLKQESALQLMPDKCDPSMSFDAVTKANGDIFLFKNEYLWRKAQNAADAKISSIQDVWSDLPSNINAACEIPGEDIIYFFKGSKLWTYTNNKLNRRSSQSIYLFGFPTYVKKIDAAVFIPQTRKIIFFVGKMFWRHVFSLLLHSSI